The Methanolacinia petrolearia DSM 11571 genome has a segment encoding these proteins:
- a CDS encoding PFL family protein translates to MINIFEVNETNKMIEQEKLDVRTITLGISLLDCVDSDLDALNRKIYDKITRLAKNLVPVGREIELEYGIPIVNKRISVTPIALVAGQACKSTEDFVSVAKTLDKAAADTGVNFLGGFSAIVSKGMTPTDEKLIRSIPAALSSTERVCSSVNIGSTKTGINMDAVKLMGEIVKETAEATKDNNSLGCAKLVVFCNAPDDNPFMAGAFHGVSEADAVINVGVSGPGVVKHALEEVRGENFEVLCETVKKTAFKVTRVGQLVAQEASARLGVPFGIVDLSLAPTPAVGDSVAEILEEMGLESVGAPGTTAALALLNDQVKKGGVMASSFVGGLSGAFIPVSEDQGMIDAVNRGALTIEKLEAMTCVCSVGLDMIAIPGDTPASTISGIIADEAAIGMINQKTTAVRLVPVIGKDVGDTVEFGGLLGHAPVQKVNKFGCEDFINRGGRIPAPIHSFRN, encoded by the coding sequence ATGATAAACATCTTCGAGGTAAACGAGACGAACAAGATGATCGAGCAGGAGAAGCTCGACGTCAGGACCATCACCCTCGGCATCAGCCTCCTCGACTGCGTCGATTCCGATCTCGACGCCCTGAACCGGAAGATCTACGACAAGATCACCCGGCTCGCAAAGAACCTCGTCCCGGTCGGAAGGGAGATCGAGCTCGAGTACGGAATTCCGATCGTAAACAAGAGGATCTCGGTTACCCCCATAGCACTTGTCGCAGGGCAGGCTTGCAAATCCACGGAAGATTTCGTATCAGTCGCAAAGACACTCGACAAGGCAGCGGCGGATACCGGCGTCAACTTCCTCGGCGGCTTCTCCGCCATCGTCTCGAAGGGAATGACCCCGACCGACGAAAAACTCATCCGCTCCATCCCCGCCGCACTCTCCTCCACCGAAAGGGTATGCAGTTCGGTAAACATCGGCTCCACCAAGACCGGGATCAACATGGACGCCGTCAAACTCATGGGCGAGATCGTTAAGGAGACGGCCGAAGCGACGAAGGACAACAACTCGCTCGGGTGTGCGAAACTCGTCGTATTCTGCAACGCACCCGACGACAACCCGTTCATGGCCGGGGCGTTCCACGGTGTCTCGGAGGCCGACGCGGTAATCAACGTCGGCGTAAGCGGTCCGGGCGTCGTCAAACATGCACTCGAAGAAGTCCGGGGCGAGAACTTCGAAGTCCTCTGTGAGACAGTCAAAAAGACCGCATTCAAGGTCACCCGTGTCGGCCAGCTCGTCGCACAGGAGGCATCCGCAAGACTCGGTGTCCCGTTCGGCATCGTCGACCTCTCCCTTGCACCCACCCCTGCGGTAGGGGACAGTGTCGCCGAGATCCTCGAAGAGATGGGCCTTGAATCGGTCGGAGCACCGGGAACCACAGCCGCCCTCGCCCTCTTAAACGACCAGGTGAAGAAGGGCGGAGTCATGGCAAGCTCGTTCGTCGGCGGACTCTCCGGTGCGTTCATCCCGGTCAGCGAGGACCAGGGAATGATCGACGCAGTAAATCGCGGAGCTCTCACCATCGAAAAGCTCGAAGCCATGACCTGCGTATGCTCCGTAGGTCTCGACATGATCGCAATACCGGGGGACACCCCCGCATCCACGATCTCCGGCATAATCGCAGACGAAGCCGCGATAGGAATGATCAACCAGAAGACGACCGCAGTCCGCCTCGTCCCCGTCATCGGGAAGGACGTCGGCGACACCGTGGAGTTCGGAGGACTCCTCGGCCACGCTCCGGTCCAGAAAGTAAACAAGTTCGGGTGTGAAGATTTCATCAACCGCGGCGGACGCATCCCCGCACCCATCCACAGTTTCAGGAATTAA
- a CDS encoding ACT domain-containing protein, with protein sequence MKKTIITVVGKDTVGIIAKVCTYLAENNVNVEDISQTIVQGYFNMMMIVDTGGSSKPYQEMVAELEKLGDEIGVKIRCQHEDIFTKMHRI encoded by the coding sequence ATGAAGAAGACAATCATAACCGTCGTCGGCAAGGACACGGTCGGAATAATCGCGAAGGTCTGCACCTACCTCGCCGAAAACAACGTAAACGTCGAGGACATATCCCAGACCATCGTGCAGGGCTACTTCAATATGATGATGATCGTAGACACCGGCGGATCGTCGAAACCGTACCAGGAGATGGTCGCCGAACTCGAAAAACTCGGCGACGAGATCGGCGTAAAGATCCGCTGTCAGCACGAGGATATCTTTACGAAGATGCACCGCATCTGA
- a CDS encoding alpha/beta fold hydrolase, whose product MADFVFVHGGNMDTATWNGLTTGEEVFTEDGKMGGEIWDGTVSFLRDQGHRAFAPTLAGEYSCNLSGHIREICVLLAENNLHDVILVGHSYGGMVITGVAARIPENVGRLVYVDAALPDSGQSLYDLIESAGIDAGSFSGLEPAPPYVEKLFFDPSKIRAIPKTYILCTKSDFVSVTGVARRKIEADPDGWEYFELPASHVPMADMPAEFYGLIGDLIQSPGE is encoded by the coding sequence ATGGCTGACTTCGTTTTTGTGCACGGGGGGAACATGGATACGGCGACGTGGAACGGGCTGACGACAGGAGAAGAGGTCTTCACGGAGGACGGGAAGATGGGCGGAGAGATCTGGGACGGGACGGTTTCGTTTCTCCGGGACCAGGGCCACCGGGCCTTTGCCCCGACTCTGGCAGGTGAATATTCCTGTAATCTTTCGGGTCATATCCGGGAGATCTGCGTGCTGCTCGCCGAAAACAATCTTCATGACGTCATCCTCGTCGGTCATTCCTACGGCGGGATGGTAATTACGGGGGTGGCGGCACGGATACCGGAGAATGTCGGGCGGCTGGTTTATGTCGATGCTGCTCTTCCCGATTCCGGTCAGTCGTTGTATGATCTTATCGAATCGGCGGGGATCGATGCGGGGTCGTTTTCGGGTCTCGAACCCGCTCCCCCTTACGTTGAAAAACTGTTCTTCGATCCGTCGAAGATCCGGGCGATCCCGAAGACTTACATCCTCTGCACGAAGAGCGATTTTGTTTCGGTTACGGGTGTCGCCCGGAGGAAGATCGAGGCGGACCCGGACGGGTGGGAATATTTCGAGCTTCCTGCTTCCCATGTCCCGATGGCCGATATGCCGGCGGAGTTTTACGGGCTGATCGGGGATCTCATTCAGTCACCCGGAGAGTGA